The following are encoded together in the Streptomyces rapamycinicus NRRL 5491 genome:
- a CDS encoding DEAD/DEAH box helicase produces the protein MRFRRPRPAEGTALSRSSRSYRKKPAPSRSAGHGRSADRGRTRSTGGNNGGNEFALPPGSAPVLPAVTSFSELDMPEELLAELTQQGVTVPFPIQAAALPNALTGRDVLGRGRTGSGKTLAFGLALLARTAGRRAERGRPLALVLVPTRELAQQVTDALTPYARRLRLRPATVVGGMSINRQAEALRGGAEVVIATPGRLQDLIERGDCRLDQVRITVLDEADQMADMGFLPQVTRLLRQVPADGQRLLFSATLDHNVGQLVRQFLHDPAVHSLDPSAGAVTTMEHHVLHIADTDKRSVVTRVAARDGRVILFLDTKRGVDRLTRHLLTSGVRAAALHGGKSQPQRTRTLEHFKSGHVTVLVATNVAARGIHVDDLDLVVNVDPPADHKDYLHRGGRTARAGGSGSVITLVTPDQRRDMVRLMADAGITPRTARVHSADPELTRITGAQDPSGVPVIISAPVPPQPQRAGRAARRPARSRRPRR, from the coding sequence ATGCGTTTCCGCAGACCGCGCCCAGCAGAAGGCACCGCATTGAGCCGCTCCTCCCGCTCGTACCGCAAAAAACCGGCACCCTCCCGTTCCGCCGGCCATGGCCGCTCCGCCGACCGTGGCCGCACCCGCTCCACCGGCGGCAACAACGGCGGAAACGAATTCGCCCTGCCGCCCGGCTCCGCCCCGGTGCTGCCCGCCGTCACGTCGTTCTCCGAGCTCGACATGCCGGAGGAACTGCTCGCGGAGCTGACCCAGCAGGGTGTCACCGTGCCCTTCCCGATCCAGGCGGCCGCCCTCCCCAACGCCCTCACCGGCCGGGACGTCCTGGGCCGTGGCCGGACCGGCTCCGGCAAGACCCTCGCCTTCGGCCTCGCCCTGCTCGCCCGCACCGCCGGGCGGCGCGCCGAGCGCGGCCGCCCCCTCGCCCTGGTGCTGGTCCCCACCCGGGAGCTGGCCCAGCAGGTCACCGACGCGCTCACCCCCTATGCCCGGCGGCTGCGGCTGCGTCCGGCCACCGTGGTCGGCGGAATGTCGATCAACCGCCAGGCCGAGGCCCTGCGCGGCGGCGCGGAGGTGGTCATCGCGACCCCCGGACGCCTCCAGGACCTGATCGAACGCGGCGACTGCCGACTGGACCAGGTGCGCATCACGGTCCTCGACGAGGCCGACCAAATGGCCGACATGGGCTTCCTGCCCCAGGTGACCCGGCTGCTGCGGCAGGTCCCCGCCGACGGTCAGCGCCTGCTGTTCTCCGCGACCCTCGACCACAACGTCGGCCAGTTGGTGCGCCAGTTCCTCCACGACCCGGCCGTGCACTCGCTCGACCCGTCCGCCGGTGCCGTCACCACGATGGAGCACCATGTGCTGCACATCGCGGACACCGACAAGCGCTCCGTCGTCACCCGGGTCGCCGCCAGGGACGGCCGCGTCATCCTGTTCCTGGACACCAAGCGCGGCGTCGACCGGCTGACCCGGCATCTGCTGACCAGCGGCGTACGGGCGGCCGCGCTGCACGGCGGCAAGTCCCAGCCGCAGCGCACCCGGACCCTGGAGCACTTCAAGTCCGGCCATGTCACCGTGCTGGTGGCCACGAACGTCGCCGCCCGGGGCATCCATGTGGACGATCTCGACCTCGTCGTCAACGTCGACCCGCCCGCCGACCACAAGGACTATCTGCACCGTGGCGGCCGTACCGCCCGTGCGGGCGGATCCGGCAGCGTCATCACGCTGGTCACTCCGGACCAGCGCCGGGACATGGTCCGTCTCATGGCCGACGCGGGCATCACCCCCCGGACCGCCCGGGTCCACTCCGCCGACCCCGAGCTCACCCGTATCACCGGAGCGCAGGATCCCTCCGGTGTTCCCGTGATCATCAGCGCTCCCGTGCCGCCGCAGCCACAGCGTGCGGGCCGGGCCGCCCGTCGCCCCGCCAGGAGCCGTCGGCCCCGCCGTTAG
- a CDS encoding cold-shock protein, producing the protein MATGTVKWFNAEKGFGFIEQDGGGADVFAHYSNIATSGFRELQEGQKVTFDVTQGQKGPQAENIVPA; encoded by the coding sequence ATGGCTACTGGCACCGTGAAGTGGTTCAACGCGGAAAAGGGCTTCGGCTTCATCGAGCAGGACGGCGGCGGCGCCGACGTCTTCGCCCACTACTCGAACATCGCCACCAGCGGCTTCCGCGAGCTCCAGGAAGGCCAGAAGGTGACCTTCGACGTCACCCAGGGCCAGAAGGGCCCGCAGGCGGAGAACATCGTTCCCGCCTGA
- a CDS encoding SCO5918 family protein: MRCIIANFAFDLTAREVTDAMSGVSPEPITGPSVQIGRHVYPAKQVGAVVTRQDRRDFTAGEVTRAMTRLGFTCHAAPPAAASGAVEAASELLGKPTDG, translated from the coding sequence ATGCGTTGCATCATCGCCAACTTCGCCTTCGACCTGACCGCGCGCGAGGTGACGGACGCGATGAGTGGTGTCAGCCCCGAACCGATCACCGGCCCGTCGGTCCAGATCGGCCGCCATGTCTACCCGGCCAAGCAGGTCGGAGCGGTGGTCACTCGCCAGGACCGCCGCGACTTCACGGCGGGAGAGGTGACCCGGGCCATGACGCGCCTCGGCTTCACCTGTCATGCGGCGCCCCCGGCCGCGGCGTCCGGCGCCGTCGAGGCCGCCTCCGAGCTCCTGGGGAAGCCGACTGACGGCTGA
- a CDS encoding ArsR/SmtB family transcription factor, whose translation MHALDVLGDPVRRRILELLAEGERSSGEVSSVVRAEFGISQPAVSQHLRVLREAGFASVRAEGTRRLYAVEAAPLREVDRWLDRFRGFWEQRLDALGTELARGKRQRRLDQGRGGGSGTDAET comes from the coding sequence GTGCACGCACTCGATGTCCTCGGGGACCCCGTCCGGCGCCGGATATTGGAGCTGCTCGCCGAGGGGGAGCGATCCTCCGGCGAGGTCAGCTCCGTCGTCCGGGCCGAGTTCGGCATCTCGCAGCCCGCCGTCTCGCAGCATCTGCGGGTGTTACGGGAGGCCGGATTCGCCTCCGTACGGGCCGAGGGCACACGGCGGTTGTACGCCGTCGAGGCCGCGCCCCTGCGGGAGGTCGACCGCTGGCTCGACCGGTTCCGGGGCTTCTGGGAGCAGCGGCTGGACGCGCTGGGGACGGAACTGGCGCGGGGCAAGCGGCAGCGGCGGCTCGACCAGGGGCGCGGCGGCGGCAGCGGAACCGATGCGGAGACATGA
- a CDS encoding SRPBCC family protein — translation MSEIVDQINHVHREVGTREVPDGEARTVLLRRSYDAAIEDVWDACTDPERISRWFLPVSGDLKLGGHYQLTGNAGGEILRCEPPRLLAVSWLFGENPGFSEVEVRLTAEGEERTAFELEHIAVVPPEMWDQFGPGAVGVGWDGALLGLTLHLTGEGAPADPEAWQASDEAREFMTRSSERWGAAYQASGAPAEVAAATTRATMGFYVPER, via the coding sequence ATGAGCGAGATCGTCGACCAGATCAACCACGTCCATCGCGAGGTCGGCACCCGTGAGGTGCCCGACGGCGAGGCCCGTACCGTCCTGCTGCGGCGCAGCTACGACGCCGCGATCGAGGACGTCTGGGACGCGTGCACCGACCCGGAGCGGATCAGCCGCTGGTTCCTGCCGGTGAGCGGCGACCTCAAGCTCGGCGGCCACTACCAGCTGACGGGTAACGCGGGCGGCGAGATCCTGCGCTGTGAACCCCCGAGGCTGCTCGCCGTGAGCTGGCTGTTCGGCGAGAACCCCGGCTTCAGCGAGGTCGAGGTCCGGCTGACCGCCGAAGGCGAGGAGCGGACCGCCTTCGAACTCGAGCACATCGCCGTCGTACCGCCCGAGATGTGGGACCAGTTCGGACCCGGCGCGGTCGGCGTCGGCTGGGACGGCGCGCTGCTCGGCCTCACCCTGCACCTGACGGGCGAAGGCGCGCCCGCCGACCCGGAGGCGTGGCAGGCCTCGGACGAGGCGCGGGAGTTCATGACCCGCAGCAGCGAGCGCTGGGGCGCGGCGTACCAGGCCTCGGGGGCCCCGGCGGAGGTTGCGGCGGCGACGACGCGGGCGACCATGGGCTTTTACGTTCCGGAACGGTAG
- a CDS encoding ATP-binding protein, with product MPPNIPETAKVAREMVSGLLSATGRSSLIDPARLLVSELVSNVHLHTRVPLLMLEATVHANQLHVSVRDEDPMGVPRATERATHAEHGRGLLLVQAYADSWGTIRHGGPHPRGKSVWFAPADPPRDSAYRSGT from the coding sequence GTGCCCCCAAACATCCCCGAAACCGCCAAGGTCGCACGGGAGATGGTCTCGGGGCTGCTGTCGGCGACCGGACGCTCCTCCCTCATCGACCCCGCCCGCCTCCTCGTCTCCGAGCTGGTGTCGAACGTCCACCTGCACACCAGGGTCCCGCTCCTGATGCTGGAGGCAACGGTCCACGCGAACCAACTCCACGTATCCGTAAGAGACGAGGACCCCATGGGGGTGCCCCGCGCGACGGAACGCGCCACTCACGCCGAGCACGGCCGTGGATTACTCCTGGTCCAGGCGTACGCGGACTCGTGGGGCACGATCCGGCACGGCGGGCCGCACCCGCGCGGCAAGAGCGTGTGGTTCGCGCCGGCCGACCCGCCGCGCGACAGCGCCTACCGTTCCGGAACGTAA
- a CDS encoding DUF397 domain-containing protein produces MSAPTQWRKSTFSGGQGPDCVEVARDAHAVHIRESDQPGTILTSTTTRLAAFIVSVKAGDLDHLTG; encoded by the coding sequence ATGAGTGCTCCGACCCAGTGGCGGAAGTCGACGTTCTCGGGCGGGCAGGGGCCCGACTGCGTCGAGGTCGCACGCGACGCTCACGCCGTCCACATACGGGAAAGCGACCAACCCGGCACCATACTCACCAGCACCACCACCCGCCTCGCCGCCTTCATAGTGAGCGTCAAGGCGGGCGACTTGGACCACCTCACGGGCTGA
- a CDS encoding alpha/beta hydrolase has protein sequence MASRLRRALLAALVTASVVVPLMGAAGPGEVPAPAPVALGPVRVAGLEHRYAANREGIRAAEAMAARHGDRKRARALRKMRGASRHFLSFDGRNGGRAVEVYGDLGRATRIAVLVPGSDTNLETYGRFRDGALALSRQLGPRTAVIGWLGYKTPGTVAPEVLTTGRAAGAAPRLAAFVRELNAAMPRARISLLCHSYGSVVCARAARGLNAADIVLYGSPGTGYDDARQLHTRATVWAGRGGHDWIGGVPHVRIPLLATTVGFGTDPVSRGFGARIFDAGDVGHSDYLRPGSAALASMGRIVEGRDA, from the coding sequence ATGGCGTCCCGTCTTCGCCGCGCTCTGCTCGCGGCGCTCGTCACCGCCTCGGTGGTGGTGCCCCTGATGGGGGCCGCCGGGCCCGGTGAGGTGCCCGCGCCCGCGCCGGTGGCGCTCGGGCCGGTGCGCGTCGCGGGGCTTGAGCACCGGTACGCGGCCAACCGGGAGGGGATCCGGGCGGCCGAGGCGATGGCCGCCCGGCACGGGGACCGCAAGCGGGCGCGGGCGCTGCGGAAGATGCGCGGGGCGTCGCGGCACTTCCTGTCCTTCGACGGGCGGAACGGGGGCCGTGCCGTCGAGGTGTACGGGGATCTGGGGCGCGCCACGCGCATCGCGGTGCTGGTGCCGGGGTCGGACACCAACCTGGAGACGTACGGCCGGTTCCGGGACGGGGCGCTCGCGCTGAGCCGTCAACTCGGGCCCCGTACGGCCGTCATCGGCTGGCTCGGGTACAAGACGCCCGGCACCGTGGCGCCCGAGGTGCTGACCACGGGCCGGGCCGCCGGTGCCGCTCCCCGACTGGCCGCGTTCGTACGGGAGTTGAACGCGGCCATGCCCCGGGCGCGGATCTCGCTCCTGTGCCACTCCTACGGCTCGGTGGTCTGCGCCCGGGCCGCCCGGGGGCTGAACGCCGCTGACATCGTCCTGTACGGCAGCCCCGGGACGGGGTACGACGACGCCCGGCAGTTGCACACCCGGGCCACCGTCTGGGCCGGGCGGGGCGGGCACGACTGGATCGGCGGGGTGCCGCATGTGCGGATCCCGCTGCTGGCCACGACCGTCGGCTTCGGGACCGATCCGGTCTCCCGGGGGTTCGGCGCGCGGATCTTCGACGCGGGGGACGTCGGGCACAGCGACTACCTCAGGCCCGGGTCCGCCGCCCTGGCGAGCATGGGCCGGATCGTGGAGGGCCGCGATGCGTGA
- a CDS encoding acyltransferase family protein: MRETSRPRETVRIRDLARRIEAATPSGRDRAVDGLRAVAILGVVLGHWLVTALVADSGTLRVASPLQYQPGLTPVSWVFQTLAVFFLVGGQMGAKSHDCARARGTTYRRWLRARLVRLFRPVAAVLTVWAVAAGALLGAGVSLLTVHTLLKLVLSPLWFLLVYAALTAATPLVARLHPLWPLAVVLHVDLIRFGFDGPAWLGWVNLAAGWLVPYCLGAAWGRGRLRGRTAGWVLLTGGAAVTAGLVLFGGYPAAMVGVPGAPVSNLNPPTLAAVTFGLAQCGAALLLRGPLRRVLARPVAWAVVALVNLAAMTVFLWHQTAMMAVSVTTLRLAGPQTGLHTVPEGPGWVLARLCWLPVFAGALLICWAAFHAYETGRPRKGGGGGPGGRVVRVGRPGKQAEQARHVEQRSV; the protein is encoded by the coding sequence ATGCGTGAGACATCCCGGCCGCGTGAGACGGTCCGCATACGTGACCTCGCCCGGCGGATCGAGGCCGCCACCCCGTCCGGCCGCGACCGCGCCGTGGACGGCCTGCGGGCCGTCGCCATCCTCGGCGTGGTGCTCGGCCACTGGCTGGTGACCGCCCTCGTGGCCGACAGCGGCACGCTGCGCGTGGCCAGCCCGCTGCAGTACCAGCCCGGACTCACCCCCGTCTCCTGGGTGTTCCAGACCCTCGCGGTGTTCTTCCTGGTCGGCGGGCAGATGGGCGCCAAGAGCCACGACTGCGCCCGCGCCCGTGGCACCACCTACCGGCGGTGGCTGCGCGCCCGGCTGGTACGGCTGTTCCGGCCCGTGGCCGCCGTGCTCACCGTATGGGCCGTGGCGGCGGGGGCGCTGCTCGGCGCCGGGGTGAGCCTGCTGACCGTGCACACGCTGCTCAAACTCGTGCTGTCCCCGCTGTGGTTCCTGCTGGTCTACGCGGCGCTCACGGCCGCGACCCCGCTGGTGGCGCGGCTGCATCCGCTGTGGCCGCTCGCGGTCGTGCTCCATGTCGACCTGATCCGGTTCGGCTTCGACGGCCCGGCCTGGCTCGGCTGGGTCAACCTGGCGGCGGGCTGGCTGGTCCCGTACTGCCTGGGGGCCGCCTGGGGCCGTGGCAGGCTGCGCGGGCGGACGGCCGGGTGGGTGCTGCTGACCGGGGGCGCGGCGGTCACCGCCGGGCTCGTCCTGTTCGGCGGCTATCCGGCGGCGATGGTCGGGGTGCCCGGCGCCCCGGTCTCCAACCTCAACCCGCCCACCCTGGCGGCCGTCACCTTCGGGCTCGCCCAGTGCGGCGCGGCCCTGCTGCTGCGCGGCCCGCTGCGCCGGGTGCTGGCGCGGCCCGTCGCGTGGGCGGTGGTGGCGCTGGTCAACCTCGCCGCGATGACCGTCTTCCTGTGGCACCAGACCGCGATGATGGCGGTCAGCGTGACCACGCTGCGGCTCGCCGGACCGCAGACCGGGCTGCACACCGTGCCCGAAGGACCCGGCTGGGTGCTCGCCCGGCTGTGCTGGCTGCCGGTGTTCGCGGGGGCGCTGCTGATCTGCTGGGCGGCGTTCCACGCGTACGAGACGGGACGGCCGCGGAAGGGCGGCGGTGGCGGCCCTGGTGGACGAGTCGTTCGCGTAGGACGTCCCGGGAAGCAGGCGGAGCAGGCCCGGCACGTGGAGCAGCGGAGTGTCTAG
- a CDS encoding sensor histidine kinase: protein MTGGKIADRLAGGLRALPRTLGEALRAVPGILREDLWTVARDPLPRLRWLGRLPHGHVVLFAVIMGSLSFAQYQEPARPGTIQGPVPLIWLVVLQAAAVLLALTRPIPAWWLSTTMLLVTALDMDDRVPAQLLYPWNFGQIALHTAVLFLLALRVRPRIAAEGLILTLLVGALTSALASRLHQDGLGNAVVSFTTAVVVGAALRGRRVARTRLVEQEELTAEERARRTLLEERNRIARELHDVVAHHMSVISIQAQVAPHLAENPSDELRENLAGIRQNAVEALAELRRVLGVLRSEDALADGARHTPQPTLDRLDELVGTVRGTGITILTDVTGERRALPPGVELSAFRIVQEALSNVMRHAPGAEARVELGYRRHGLTVRIVNTAPDRPAPPSPGAGHGLLGMRERAAMLGGELTTGPTPDGGYEVIAVLPTDHPAPSAAAPETAEDPV, encoded by the coding sequence ATGACAGGCGGCAAGATCGCGGACCGGCTGGCGGGGGGACTGCGCGCGCTGCCACGCACGTTGGGCGAGGCACTGCGCGCGGTGCCGGGCATCCTGCGCGAGGACCTGTGGACGGTGGCGCGCGATCCGCTGCCGCGGCTGCGCTGGCTGGGCCGGCTGCCCCATGGCCATGTGGTGTTGTTCGCGGTGATCATGGGCTCGCTCAGCTTCGCGCAATACCAGGAGCCCGCCCGCCCGGGGACGATCCAGGGCCCGGTGCCCCTGATCTGGTTGGTCGTGCTCCAGGCGGCGGCCGTCCTGCTGGCGCTGACCCGCCCGATACCGGCGTGGTGGCTTTCCACCACCATGCTCCTGGTGACGGCACTGGACATGGACGATCGCGTCCCCGCACAGCTGCTCTACCCCTGGAATTTCGGGCAGATCGCGCTGCACACCGCCGTCCTGTTCCTCCTCGCACTGCGGGTTCGCCCCCGGATCGCCGCAGAGGGGCTCATCCTGACCCTGCTGGTGGGGGCGCTCACCTCGGCCCTCGCCTCCCGGCTCCACCAGGACGGCCTGGGCAACGCCGTCGTCTCCTTCACCACCGCCGTGGTGGTGGGCGCCGCGCTGCGGGGCCGCCGGGTGGCGCGGACCCGGCTGGTCGAGCAGGAGGAGCTCACCGCGGAGGAACGGGCCCGGCGCACCCTGCTGGAGGAGCGCAACCGCATCGCCCGCGAACTGCACGACGTCGTCGCCCATCACATGTCGGTGATCTCCATCCAGGCCCAGGTCGCCCCGCACCTCGCCGAGAACCCCTCCGACGAGCTCAGGGAGAACCTCGCGGGCATCCGGCAGAACGCGGTCGAGGCGCTGGCCGAACTGCGCCGTGTGCTGGGCGTGCTGCGCTCCGAGGACGCCCTGGCCGACGGCGCCCGGCACACCCCGCAGCCCACTCTGGACCGGCTGGACGAGCTGGTGGGCACGGTGCGGGGGACCGGGATCACGATCCTCACCGATGTCACCGGGGAGCGGCGGGCGCTGCCGCCGGGCGTGGAGCTGTCGGCGTTCCGCATCGTCCAGGAGGCGCTGAGCAATGTGATGCGGCACGCGCCGGGCGCCGAGGCGCGGGTCGAGCTGGGGTACCGGCGGCACGGGCTGACCGTCCGGATCGTCAACACCGCGCCGGACCGGCCCGCCCCGCCCTCGCCCGGGGCCGGGCACGGCCTGCTCGGGATGCGGGAGCGCGCTGCGATGCTAGGGGGCGAGCTGACCACCGGCCCGACGCCGGACGGCGGTTACGAGGTGATCGCCGTACTGCCCACGGACCACCCCGCCCCGTCCGCCGCCGCCCCCGAGACCGCCGAGGACCCCGTATGA
- a CDS encoding response regulator, whose product MTTIRVLIADDQMMVRQGFTVLLNAEPDMEVVGQAVDGADAIAQVAELAPDVVLMDIRMPGVGGIEATRRLTEPAGATVKILVLTTFDLDEYVYEALRAGASGFLLKDASADELAHAVRVVAAGDALLAPNITKRLIGEFSRVTAAAPRGPLRARVGDLTERETEVLTLIAQGLSNAEIAARLVVAEQTVKTHVSRILFKLGLRDRTQAAVFAYETGLVRPSAF is encoded by the coding sequence ATGACGACCATCCGCGTCCTGATCGCCGACGACCAGATGATGGTCCGCCAGGGCTTCACGGTGCTGCTCAACGCCGAACCGGACATGGAGGTCGTCGGCCAGGCCGTGGACGGGGCCGACGCCATCGCCCAGGTCGCCGAGCTCGCCCCGGACGTGGTCCTGATGGACATACGGATGCCTGGGGTCGGCGGTATCGAGGCCACCCGCCGGCTCACCGAACCCGCCGGCGCCACCGTCAAGATCCTCGTTCTCACCACCTTCGACCTGGACGAGTACGTCTACGAGGCGCTGCGCGCTGGCGCGTCCGGGTTTCTGCTGAAGGACGCCTCGGCGGATGAACTGGCCCATGCGGTACGGGTGGTGGCGGCCGGAGACGCGCTGCTGGCGCCGAACATCACCAAGCGCCTGATCGGCGAGTTCTCCCGGGTGACCGCCGCCGCCCCGCGCGGGCCCCTCCGGGCCCGGGTGGGCGATCTGACGGAGCGCGAGACCGAGGTGCTCACGCTGATCGCCCAGGGGCTGTCGAACGCGGAGATCGCGGCACGGCTGGTGGTGGCCGAGCAGACCGTGAAGACCCATGTGAGCCGGATCCTGTTCAAGCTGGGGCTGCGCGACCGGACCCAGGCGGCGGTCTTCGCGTACGAGACGGGGCTGGTGCGCCCGTCGGCGTTCTGA
- a CDS encoding glycosyl hydrolase family 65 protein, with product MTYSPLRPPRPARLIAPLLVCGLIAAVPPASAAPESDPSAAADATAGGDCTRGPSDGWALSSNRIDPKDSSHAYVGNGYLGQRVPPQGTGYSGGGDKTGWPLFTPRYDGAFVSGLYAHNAKTTENRQVAAAIPTWSTLNVATGGDRSETFGSQTSAGRISHYRQAVFMRCGLVRTSLTWTASDGRATDLTYDIVADRANAHVGAVRMRMTPHWGGDATVTDLLDGRGARRMSGTGGGAHKGGTVDVAFRTDGTKTDGAVASTLRPGPGVRAAGARTGGTEAGGKDAGGTEAGGTDAARDLSARQGLRFSVRPGRSYEFTKYVGVDTALTSHTPRADALAASRRAADQGWDGLFAAHSAAWKRLWRSDIEVAGRRRRDLQDWVRSAQYGLLSATRAGSRNSISPTGLSSDNYGGLIFWDAETWMYPGLLATHPELAKSVVEYRYKTRAGARANARKLGYPGLFYPWTSASKGGLWTECHSWDPPHCRTQNHLQSDIAVAAWQYYQSTGDTRWLRGRGWPVLKGIAEFWAGRATHNADGSYSIKNVAGPDEYSNGVDDAVFTNAGAATALRDAARAARLLGEPVPAAWSRIADRMRIPYDKKSQVFRQYDGYKGSLIKQADTVLLMYPLEWPMSGRTAARTLDYYAARTDPDGPAMTDSVHAIDAAAIGEPGCSTYTYLQRAIKPFVRGPFDTFSEARGEKAGARDPLSGSPAQDFLTGKGGFLQVFTHGLTGMRMDEDGVRLDPTLPPQLHDGVTLRGLRWRGRTYDVAIGPHETTVRLTAGAPMRIDTPHGGERIVSRGAPAVLKTRRPDLEPTDDVARCGKATASTEEPGMYAGAAVDGNAATAWVPDAAEGTLTADLGRAVRLAEVSPEWTRTRPASHEMRTSLDGRHWREGTTGPARFVRVTVRSADDKKRAGIEELRVTRAN from the coding sequence ATGACGTACTCCCCCCTCCGGCCGCCCCGGCCCGCCCGGCTGATCGCCCCGCTCCTCGTCTGCGGGCTGATCGCCGCCGTGCCCCCGGCGTCCGCCGCTCCCGAATCCGATCCCTCCGCGGCGGCCGACGCCACCGCCGGAGGGGACTGCACGCGCGGGCCGTCCGACGGCTGGGCGCTCTCCTCCAACCGTATCGACCCCAAGGACAGCTCCCACGCGTATGTGGGCAACGGCTATCTGGGGCAGCGGGTGCCGCCCCAGGGGACCGGCTACTCCGGCGGGGGTGACAAGACCGGTTGGCCGCTGTTCACCCCCCGCTACGACGGCGCCTTTGTCTCCGGCCTCTACGCGCACAACGCGAAGACGACCGAGAACCGGCAGGTGGCCGCCGCCATCCCGACCTGGTCCACGCTGAACGTGGCCACCGGGGGCGACCGTTCGGAGACCTTCGGCTCCCAGACCTCCGCCGGGCGGATCTCCCACTACCGGCAGGCGGTCTTCATGCGCTGCGGTCTGGTGCGGACCTCCCTCACCTGGACCGCGTCCGACGGGCGCGCCACCGACCTCACCTATGACATCGTCGCCGACCGCGCCAACGCGCACGTGGGCGCCGTAAGGATGCGGATGACCCCGCACTGGGGCGGGGACGCGACCGTCACCGACCTGCTCGACGGGCGCGGTGCGCGGCGGATGAGCGGGACCGGCGGTGGCGCCCATAAGGGCGGCACGGTCGATGTCGCCTTCCGTACGGATGGCACGAAGACCGACGGAGCCGTGGCCTCCACGCTGCGCCCCGGCCCGGGCGTCCGGGCGGCCGGGGCGAGGACGGGCGGCACGGAGGCCGGTGGGAAGGACGCCGGTGGTACGGAGGCCGGTGGCACGGACGCGGCGCGGGACCTGTCCGCGCGCCAGGGCCTCCGCTTCTCCGTACGCCCCGGCCGGTCCTATGAGTTCACCAAGTACGTGGGCGTGGACACCGCGCTGACCTCCCACACCCCGCGCGCCGACGCCCTCGCCGCCTCCCGCCGCGCGGCGGACCAGGGCTGGGACGGGCTGTTCGCCGCGCACAGCGCCGCCTGGAAGCGGCTGTGGCGCTCCGACATCGAGGTGGCCGGACGCCGCCGACGCGACCTCCAGGACTGGGTGCGCTCCGCGCAGTACGGACTGCTGTCCGCCACCCGCGCCGGCTCCCGCAACAGCATCTCCCCGACCGGTCTGAGCAGCGACAACTACGGCGGGCTGATCTTCTGGGACGCCGAGACCTGGATGTACCCCGGGCTGCTGGCCACCCATCCCGAACTCGCCAAGTCGGTGGTGGAGTACCGCTACAAGACCCGCGCCGGCGCCCGCGCCAACGCCCGCAAGCTGGGCTACCCCGGCCTGTTCTACCCCTGGACCAGTGCGAGCAAGGGCGGGCTGTGGACCGAGTGCCACAGCTGGGACCCGCCGCACTGCCGCACCCAGAACCACCTCCAGAGCGATATCGCCGTGGCGGCCTGGCAGTACTACCAGTCGACGGGCGACACCCGGTGGCTGCGCGGGCGCGGCTGGCCGGTGCTCAAGGGGATCGCCGAGTTCTGGGCGGGGCGCGCCACGCACAACGCCGACGGCAGCTACTCCATCAAGAACGTGGCCGGTCCCGACGAGTACAGCAACGGCGTGGACGACGCGGTCTTCACCAACGCCGGGGCCGCCACCGCCCTGCGCGACGCCGCCCGCGCCGCCCGCCTCCTCGGCGAGCCGGTGCCCGCCGCCTGGAGCCGGATCGCCGACCGGATGCGGATCCCGTACGACAAGAAGAGCCAGGTCTTCCGGCAGTACGACGGCTACAAGGGCTCGCTGATCAAGCAGGCCGACACCGTGCTGCTGATGTACCCGCTGGAGTGGCCGATGTCCGGTCGGACGGCCGCCAGGACGCTCGACTACTACGCGGCCCGCACCGACCCGGACGGCCCGGCCATGACGGATTCGGTGCACGCCATCGACGCCGCCGCCATCGGCGAGCCCGGCTGCTCCACGTACACCTACCTCCAGCGCGCCATCAAGCCGTTCGTCCGCGGCCCCTTCGACACCTTCTCGGAGGCGCGGGGCGAGAAGGCGGGCGCGCGGGACCCGCTGTCCGGCTCCCCGGCGCAGGACTTCCTCACCGGCAAGGGCGGCTTCCTCCAGGTCTTCACCCACGGTCTGACCGGGATGCGGATGGACGAGGACGGTGTGCGGCTCGACCCGACGCTGCCGCCGCAACTCCACGACGGTGTCACCCTGCGCGGGCTGCGCTGGCGGGGCCGCACCTACGACGTGGCCATCGGCCCGCACGAGACGACCGTAAGGCTGACGGCGGGCGCGCCGATGCGGATCGACACCCCGCACGGCGGGGAGCGGATCGTGAGCCGGGGCGCGCCCGCGGTGCTCAAGACCCGCCGCCCCGACCTCGAGCCGACCGACGACGTCGCGCGCTGCGGTAAGGCGACGGCGAGCACGGAGGAGCCCGGGATGTACGCGGGCGCCGCCGTGGACGGCAACGCGGCCACCGCCTGGGTCCCCGACGCCGCCGAGGGCACGCTCACGGCCGACCTCGGGCGCGCCGTGCGGCTGGCCGAGGTCAGCCCGGAGTGGACCCGCACCCGCCCCGCCTCCCACGAGATGCGGACCTCGCTCGACGGCCGCCACTGGCGCGAGGGGACGACCGGCCCGGCCCGTTTCGTACGGGTCACCGTGCGGTCGGCGGACGACAAGAAGCGCGCGGGCATCGAGGAGTTGCGGGTGACGCGCGCCAACTGA